The genomic stretch ATCCTCAGGCCTATATCGGTGACGGTGTGGTTATCGGGGATAACACGATTATTTATGCCGGGGTAAAGATTTACACGGGATGCGTGGTCGGGAAATCCTGTATCCTTCATGCCGGAGTGGTACTGGGGGCTGACGGTTTCGGATTCGCTCCGGAAGGGGATCATTACAAGAAAATCCCGCAGATCGGTAACGTGTTGCTGGAAGACGACGTGGAGATCGGGGCGAATACTTGTATCGACCGGGCTACCATGGGATCTACGATTATTAAAAAGGGAGTTAAACTCGATAATTTAGTCCAGATTGCACATAACGTGGTGGTGGGTGGTAACACAGTTATCGCTGCCCAGTCTGGGATTGCCGGGACGACAAAAGTAGGTGAGAATTGCGTGTTCGGCGGGCAAGTGGGTATTGTCGGTCACTTGAATATCGGATCGGGGACGCAGATTGCAGCCCAGAGTGGTATAACTTCCAACATTCCGGAAAAATCTGTCCTGCGCGGATCGCCTGCATTCGATTATCCGAAATACCAAAAATGTTATGTCATGTTCCGTAAATTACCGGAGCTATACGGGCAAATAAAAGATTTAGAGAAAGAAGTAAATAAATTAAAATCAGAATAAAATGTCAGTAAAGCAAAGAACTTTAAAGAGTGAATTTTCTTTGAATGGAAAAGGCTTGCACACCGGGAAACAGGTGACTGCGACCTTTAAACCAGCTGAAGAGAACTTTGGCTATCGAATACGTCGAATGGATTTGGAGGGATCTCCTGAAATTCCAGCTTTGGCTGAATATGTAAAATTAATGGATCGTGCCAGTTGTCTGGAAAAGGACGGCGTGTGCGTGTTCACCATGGAGCATGCGATGGCAGCTCTTTACGGGTGTGGAATTGACAACTGCCTGATCGAGTTAAGCGGGGAAGAATTCCCGATCTTGGACGGTAGTGCTAAATATTACGTGAAAGAGATAGAGAAAGTAGGTTTTGAAGAACAAAAAGCTGATAGACGCTACTTTACAGTGAAAGAGCAAATGGAATTTTGTAGTGAGGACGGGCAGACGAAAATCACGTTATTGCCGGACACCGACTATAATATAAATTTGGTCGTTGCTTACGATTCTCCTTACTTGCAAATGCAGTATGCTACTTATTCTGAAAAAGTAACCGATTTTGCGAAAGAGATTGCCCCGTGTCGGACATTCGTGTTCCTGCGCGAGTTGGAAATGCTTTTGCAGCACAATCTGATCAAAGGCGGGGATTTGGATAACGCGATTGTGATTGTTGATCGTGAAATCTCTCAAGAAGAGGTGAACCGTCTGGCTAAATTGTTCAACCACGATTCTATCGAGGTGAAACAGGGTATTTTGAATAATTTGGACCTGTACTTTGACAATGAACCGGCTCGTCATAAATTGCTGGATGTTATCGGGGATCTGTCTTTATGCGGGCGTTTTATCAAGGGACGTGTTATCGCGGAGAGACCGGGTCATAAAGCAAACACTAGCTTGGCCAAGAAAATGTGTAAGGCCATCACGCAGGCGGAAAGAGAAGATGTTCGTCCCGACGTGGACACGACGGCCGAACCGTTAATGGATGTGAATAAGGTGAGAGCCTTGTTGCCTCATCGTCCTCCTTTCCTGTTGGTTGATAAGATTTACGAGGTGACGGATGACATCGTGATCGGTTGCAAGAATGTCACCATGAACGAACCTTTCTTCGTGGGGCACTTCCCGGAAGAACCGGTAATGCCGGGCGTGCTAATCGTGGAAGCGATGGCGCAATGCGGGGGAATTCTAGTGTTGAATCAGGTGGAAGATCCGGAGAACTATTCCACCTATTTCGTGAAAATAGATGGAATCAAATTCCGTCATAAAGTTGTTCCGGGCGATACGCTAGTCTTTAAGCTGGTGAAGATTGCTCCTATCCGTCGCGGGATCGTGACGATGAGAGGGTACGCTTTTGTCGGTAAAACGTTAGTTTGTGAAGTGGGTGAATTCATGGCCCAGGTTGCAAAAACGAAAAAATAGTGATAAGCTTGTACTTAAAATGTAATTATTATATTGTAATTAAATAAAAAAAACGAATGAAACAACCGTTAGCTTATGTTCATCCTGAAGCTCAGATCGCGGATAACGTGGTGATTGAGCCTTTTGTGACAATTGATAAGAATGTTGTCATTGAGGAGGGAACAAGAATTGGTTCGAATGTCACTATCCTGGAGGGAGCGCATATCGGGAAAAATTGTAAGATTTTTCCGGGGGCTGTTATTTCTGCCATTCCTCAGGATCTTAAATTCAAGGGAGAGAAGACAATCGTCGAGATTGGTGATAACACGACCATCCGGGAGTGTGCGACTATAAATAGAGGTACTGCCGCTAAGGGGGTAACTAAAGTCGGGAGCAATTGTTTGATCATGGCCTACGTGCATATTGCGCATGACTGCGAGATCGGGGATAATTGCATTATCACGAATGCTTGTCAGTTGGCCGGTGAGGTCGTAGTGGATGATTTCGCTATTATCGGTGGAATGTCTGCCGTGCATCAGTTCGTACATATCGGTCGTCACGTGATGATTCAGGGAGGCTCTTTGATTGGTAAGGATGTACCTCCTTACGTGAAAGCCGGAAGATTACCTTTATCTTATGCAGGTGTGAATTCGATCGGTTTGCGCCGTCGCGGATTCGTGAACGAAAAAATCAACGAGATTCAGGATATATACCGGATCCTTTTCCAATCCGGGTTGAACAATTCTGATGCGGTGGAACGAATCGAGGCCGAGATGCCGGCATCCAAAGAACGTGACGAGATCATTATGTTCGTGCGTAACAGCAAACGGGGTGTCATGAAAGGCTATATGGGATAAAAATCCAAAGCATTAAAATATCTTTCTGGAACCCGGTCCCTGTGTGGCCGGGTTCTGTTTGTTTATTCTTGACAGTTGAAATACGGATGTAAGGGAAGATGTGGTGATGGGAGAGAGAAGGGCAATAAAAAAAGCACTCCTTGCGAAGTGCTTTTTTGCTGTTCTAATCCTGGAATTATAATTTCGGACCTGCGGCAACCAATGCCTTTCCGGCCTCGTTTCCTTCGAACTTCTTGAAGTTCTTGATGAAACGTTCTGATAAGTCTTTTGCTTTGGTTTCCCATTCGCTGGCGTTACTGTATGTGTTGCGAGGATCAAGGATCTTCGGATCAACTCCCGGCAATGCGGTCGGAACCTCGAAATTGAAGAACGGGATTGTTTTGGTCGGGGCTTTATCAATAGAGCCATCCAAAATGGCGTCGATAATACCGCGAGTATCTTTAATAGAGATACGTTTACCTGTTCCGTTCCATCCGGTGTTTACCAAGTATGCTTTTGCTCCTGTTCTCTCCATTTTCTTAACCAGTTCTTCTGCATATTTTGTCGGGTGTAATGATAGGAATGCAGCTCCGAAACAAGCAGAGAAAGTCGGAGTCGGTTCAGTAATACCGCGTTCCGTTCCGGCCAGTTTTGCCGTGAATCCGGACAAGAAATAGTATTTCGTTTGTTCCGGGGTCAGGATGGATACCGGAGGTAATACTCCAAATGCGTCTGCTGACAAGAAAATAACCTGTTGTGCAGCCGGACCTTTAGAGATCGGTTTCACGATGTTCTTGATATGATAGATCGGGTAAGAAACACGAGTGTTTTCGGTAACAGATTTATCATTGAAGTCGATCTTTCCGTTAGCGTCTACGGTAACATTCTCCAACAAAGCGTCACGTTTGATGGCGTTATAGATGTCCGGTTCTGCTTCCTTGCTCAAGTTGATAACTTTAGCGTAGCATCCGCCTTCGTAGTTGAACACGCCTTCATCATCCCATCCGTGTTCGTCGTCACCGATCAAAAGACGTTTCGGGTCAGTTGATAACGTGGTTTTACCTGTTCCCGACAGCCCGAAGAAGATAGCCGTGTTTTTACCTTCCATGTCCGTGTTGGCAG from Butyricimonas virosa encodes the following:
- the lpxD gene encoding UDP-3-O-(3-hydroxymyristoyl)glucosamine N-acyltransferase, whose protein sequence is MEFKAKDIAALLSGVVDGDPEISVNNVSKIEEGKPGTLAFLANPKYEHYIYTTQASIVLVNKTFEPTHEYSCTLIRVESAYDAIATLLQMYDDMKPKPVGIEQPSYISDSATIGEKPYIGAFAYIGRGAKIGNNVKIYPQAYIGDGVVIGDNTIIYAGVKIYTGCVVGKSCILHAGVVLGADGFGFAPEGDHYKKIPQIGNVLLEDDVEIGANTCIDRATMGSTIIKKGVKLDNLVQIAHNVVVGGNTVIAAQSGIAGTTKVGENCVFGGQVGIVGHLNIGSGTQIAAQSGITSNIPEKSVLRGSPAFDYPKYQKCYVMFRKLPELYGQIKDLEKEVNKLKSE
- a CDS encoding bifunctional UDP-3-O-[3-hydroxymyristoyl] N-acetylglucosamine deacetylase/3-hydroxyacyl-ACP dehydratase, whose translation is MSVKQRTLKSEFSLNGKGLHTGKQVTATFKPAEENFGYRIRRMDLEGSPEIPALAEYVKLMDRASCLEKDGVCVFTMEHAMAALYGCGIDNCLIELSGEEFPILDGSAKYYVKEIEKVGFEEQKADRRYFTVKEQMEFCSEDGQTKITLLPDTDYNINLVVAYDSPYLQMQYATYSEKVTDFAKEIAPCRTFVFLRELEMLLQHNLIKGGDLDNAIVIVDREISQEEVNRLAKLFNHDSIEVKQGILNNLDLYFDNEPARHKLLDVIGDLSLCGRFIKGRVIAERPGHKANTSLAKKMCKAITQAEREDVRPDVDTTAEPLMDVNKVRALLPHRPPFLLVDKIYEVTDDIVIGCKNVTMNEPFFVGHFPEEPVMPGVLIVEAMAQCGGILVLNQVEDPENYSTYFVKIDGIKFRHKVVPGDTLVFKLVKIAPIRRGIVTMRGYAFVGKTLVCEVGEFMAQVAKTKK
- the lpxA gene encoding acyl-ACP--UDP-N-acetylglucosamine O-acyltransferase, which gives rise to MKQPLAYVHPEAQIADNVVIEPFVTIDKNVVIEEGTRIGSNVTILEGAHIGKNCKIFPGAVISAIPQDLKFKGEKTIVEIGDNTTIRECATINRGTAAKGVTKVGSNCLIMAYVHIAHDCEIGDNCIITNACQLAGEVVVDDFAIIGGMSAVHQFVHIGRHVMIQGGSLIGKDVPPYVKAGRLPLSYAGVNSIGLRRRGFVNEKINEIQDIYRILFQSGLNNSDAVERIEAEMPASKERDEIIMFVRNSKRGVMKGYMG
- the pckA gene encoding phosphoenolpyruvate carboxykinase (ATP); this translates as MAKLDLSIYGITDVKEILHNPSYEELYKAETDPKLEGYEKGYLTELGAVNVMTGIYTGRSPKDKFFVKNEASEDSVWWTSDEYKNDNKPCSEEAWADLKAKAVKQLSGKKLYVVDTFCGANAGTRLKVRFIMEVAWQAHFVKNMFIRPTEEELANYGEPDFVSFNAAKAKVENFKELGLNSETATVFNLKTKEQVILNTWYGGEMKKGIFSIMNYLNPLRGIASMHCSANTDMEGKNTAIFFGLSGTGKTTLSTDPKRLLIGDDEHGWDDEGVFNYEGGCYAKVINLSKEAEPDIYNAIKRDALLENVTVDANGKIDFNDKSVTENTRVSYPIYHIKNIVKPISKGPAAQQVIFLSADAFGVLPPVSILTPEQTKYYFLSGFTAKLAGTERGITEPTPTFSACFGAAFLSLHPTKYAEELVKKMERTGAKAYLVNTGWNGTGKRISIKDTRGIIDAILDGSIDKAPTKTIPFFNFEVPTALPGVDPKILDPRNTYSNASEWETKAKDLSERFIKNFKKFEGNEAGKALVAAGPKL